CCGAGATAGAGATCCGCAAGGGCTCGATCCTCGACGAGGACGTCGACGCCTGGGTGAGCCCGACCAACTCGCGGGGCCGGATGGACGGCGGAGTCGACGCGGCCGTCAAGCGGCACCTCGGCGCGGGCATCCAACTGCGCGTGCAGCGGGCGATCCGCGACCGGTTCGAGGGGCGGCTCCCGGTGGGCAGCGCGGTGTGCGTCCCGTCCGGGGCGGTCAGCCCGAGGTTCCTGATCTCGACGCCGACGATGGAGACGTCCTCGCAGAACGTGAGCGAGACCTTGAACGTGGCCCTGGCCTGCGCCGCCGCGTTCCAGGCGATCCACCAGCAGAACCGGGAGTCGGCGGGCAGCATCGGGTCGGTGGCGCTGGTCGGCATGGGCGCCCACACCGGTCGGGTACCGGCCCGGGTGTGCGCCAACCTGATGTGGACCGGCTACACCCTGTTCAACGACCACCGCTTCGAGGACTACGACGACCTGCGCGCCACGATCGTCGCGCAACTCGACGACATAGAGAGCGCGCCCGCCGAGAAGCGGGTGCGCATCGCGCCGCCCAAGCGCCCGGCCGCCCGCCGCTGACCGGCACCCACTGACCGGTATCCACTGACCGGCACCTGCGGCGTGATGCCCGAACTCGTGAGTAAACAACGGCAGTTGACCGTTGGATCCCCAGGTCCCGCACAGCGCAACGTTAAGGATTTCCTCAGATACGCCCCTAACTTCCTCGGCATGACGGGAAACACCGAGCACCACCACGAGACCATCGGCTCCAACTCCGGCTCCGGCTCCGACGGCGACCGGTCCGGGAAACACCGGCTCGACAAGTCCATGAAGCGGCGGCGCGTGCTGATCGGCGGTACGGCGGTCGCCGCCGCGGGCGGCCTCGCCGTCGCCGGGTTCGCCTCGGCCGACACCCCGAGCGGGGACACGGAGGTGTCCGCCGAGGCCAAGGCCTCCACCAGCGCCTCCGCCACCAGCGGCATCTGCACCCTCAACGCCGAGGTCACCGAGGGCCCTTACTCCCTCGACGGCGCCCTCGTCCGCGAGGACATACGGGAGGACAAGGAGGGCTTCGAAGTCCAGTACACGTTCACCGTCGTCGACCAGGCCAACGACTGCGCGCCCCTCGCCGACGCCCTCGTGGAGATCTGGCACTGCGACGCCCTCGGCGAGTACTCCGGCTTCGTCGGCGGCAACGGACACGAGGAGGAGGACAACGGCACCTTCCTGCGCGGCGGGCAGATGACCGACGCGAACGGCGAGTGCAGCATCACGTCGATCTGGCCCGGCCACTACGTCTCGCGCGCCGTCCACGTCCACATGCGGGTCCACACGGAAGTGACGCTCACCGACGACTCGTACACCGGCGGCGAGGTCATTCACACCGGTCAGCTCTTCTTCGACGCCGACATCAACGAGGAGATCCAGGCGACCTCGCCGTACTCCGCGAACACCACCAAGGAGACGGCCCTCGCCGACGACAGCATCTACGACGACGGAGGCTCCTCCTCCGGCCTCCTCACCCTCACCGCCCTCGGCATCGGCGTGTCCGACGGCTACAAGGCGACGCTGACAGTCGGCGTCAACTCCACCTGATCAGACGGAACTTGATCAGAGGTGACCTGATCAGACGGGACCTGATCGGACGGAGGGAACGGCGGCCCGGTACCTCGTAGTGCACTACGGGTTCTCCCAGGCCGCCGGTTCCGCCGCCAGCTCCCGCACGGGGGCCGGGAGCGCGTCCGCCGCGATGTCGGCGATCGTGACGCCCTCCAGGACCCGGCGCACGTTCGCCCGCAGCGCGATCCACAGCGGAAGCAGGGGCTGCGCGGAGCCCGTGTACGTCAGGCCGGTCGGACGTTCGCCGCGTACGGAGACGATCGGGCCGTCCACCGCCCGGATCACGTCCGCGACCGTGATCGCGGCCGGGTCGCGGGCCAGCCGGTAGCCGCCGCCCCCGCCGCGCCGGCTGTCGACGATCCCGCCGCGCCGCAGGTCGCCGAGGATCCCCTCCAGGAACTTGTGCGGAATGTCCTGCTCGGCGGCGATCGACTCCGCCTTCACCGGGTCGCCGCCGCCGCTCCGTACGGCGAGCTCCAGAACCGCCCGTACCGCGTAGTCCGCCCGTGCCGAGATCCTCATGGCCCCATTGTGGGGTCCGCCGGTCGCGGGCTCCGTTCCTCCCGTTCCTCCCGCTCCTCCCGCTCCTCCCGCTTCTCCCGCTTCTCCCGCGCCCGCAGGGCCGCCCACAGCACGGCCCACGCGGGGACCAGGTACCAGGGCAGCGGCCAGGCCGTACGCCACCATCCGGCGCTCGGCGAGACGACGGCTTCGACGGCGGCGGACGCCATGGCTGCGGCCAAGGTCCAGCACAGCAGCCCGCCCGCCCACCGCGCCGCCCGGCCCGGACGGTTCATGCCGCCAGTGTGCGGCCGACGGCGCGATGATCGGAAGTGCCGGGAGTGACCCCGTGCAGGCCCTACCCGCAGGCCCTACGCCAGCCTGATCACGTTCCACGACAGCGGTTCCAGCGTCGCCGTGAGCGTGCCGCCGTCCGTCAGCGCCGTGCCCTCGGCCGCGTGCGGGGCGACCCGCTCGGGGTCGGCGAGGGTGTTACGGGCGTCCGGGTCGGCGTCGGCGAGCACGCTGTGCTCCACGACCGACGTCAAGTCGAGCCCGTTCAGGCCGACTTGGAGGGGCAGCGCGTCGGTGCGGCTGCGGTTGACGGCGAAGACGGTGACGGTGCCGTCCTCGGCGCGGACCGCGGTGGCGTGCAGCAGATCCGCCTCGCCGTACTTCAGCGTCTCGTACGTCGGCGAGTCCACGCGCACGTCGAGGACCGTGCCCCGCCCGTACTTCGAGGCCTGCGCGAACGGGAAGAACGTCGTCTGCCGCCACGCCGGGCCGCCCGGCTCGGTGAGGATCGGGGCGATCACGTTGACGAGCTGGGCGAGACAGGCGACCGTCACCCGGTCGGCGTGCCGCAGCAGCGCGATGAGGAGCGAGCCGAAGACGACGGCGTCCGTGACGCTGTAGTTGTCCTCCAGCAGCCGGGGGGCCTCCGCCCAGTCCCGCGCGGCGGAGTCCTCGATCGCGTGCCACTGCGAGATGTACCAGACGTTCCACTCGTCGAAGGAGAGGTTGATCTTCTTCTTGGACTTGAGCTTCGCGCCGACGTGGTCGCAGGTGGCGACGACGTTCTCGATGAACGACTCCATGTCGACGGCGGAGGCCAGGAAGGAGTCGACGTCGCCGTCCTGCGGCTGGTAGTAGGCGTGCAGGGAGATGTGGTCGACCAGGTCGTACGTCTCCGCGAGGACCGTCGCCTCCCACTCGGCGAAGGTCGGCATGGACTGGCTGGAGGAGCCGCAGGCGACCAGTTCCACGGACGGGTCCATCTGGCGCATGGCGCGGGCGGTCTCGGCGGTCAGGCGGCCGTACTCCCCGGCCGTCTTGTGGCCGGTCTGCCAGGGGCCGTCCATCTCGTTGCCCAGGCACCAGAGGCGGATGCCGAAGGGGGCCTTGTCGCCGTGCGCGACCCGGAGGTCCGAGAGGGCGGTGCCGGCGGGGTGGTTGGCGTACTCCTGGAGTTCCAGGGCCTCCGCGACGCCCCGCGTGCCGAGGTTGACCGCCATCATCGGCTCGGCCTGCGGGCCGATCTTGCGGAGGAAGGAGATGTACTCGGAGAGCCCGAAACGGTTCGTCTCCGTCGAGCGCCAGGCGAGGTCGAGGCGGCGGGGGCGGTCTTCGGCGGGGCCGACCGAGTCCTCCCACTTGTAGCCCGAGACGAAGTTTCCGCCGGGGTAGCGGATGGCGGTGACGCCGAGTTCGCGGACGAGATCGAGGACGTCCGTGCGCAGGCCTTCGGCGTCCGCTGTGGGGTGGTCCGGTTCGAAGATGCCCGTGTAGACGCAGCGGCCCAGGTGTTCCACGAAGCTGCCGAAGAGGCGGGGGTTCACTTCGCCGATGGTGAAGGCGGGGTCGAGGGTGAGACGTGCGGTTCGCATGGGCGCCTTTCCAAAGGGGATGCAAAGTTTCGTTGGCGGGTGCCGGCTCGTCGTGGCTGGTCGCGCAGTTCCCCGCGCCCCCAAGGGCGACTGGTCCGCCGGCTTGAAGATCGACTCGCCGCCCCTGCCAACGTATCGGCCGTGGCCTGCGGGCAGTAGGCCTCCTGATCCCTCAACTGGGCCTCACCGATTCGCGTACGGCCATCTCGTGACGCGGACACGACCGGCCGCGTAGGCTCGGGCGGCTGCCGACGGGTGGTCGAGGAGGGGGAGCGGAGGGGGAGCGGATGGATGTCGCGGGCGCGCGCGGGAGGGCGGCCCGGATCGCCTCGACGCTGCGGCGCGTGCGGACCGGACCGGCCATGCGTGAACTGACCGGCGAGCTCTCCGCCGCGTTG
The Streptomyces sp. NBC_01485 genome window above contains:
- a CDS encoding intradiol ring-cleavage dioxygenase, producing MTGNTEHHHETIGSNSGSGSDGDRSGKHRLDKSMKRRRVLIGGTAVAAAGGLAVAGFASADTPSGDTEVSAEAKASTSASATSGICTLNAEVTEGPYSLDGALVREDIREDKEGFEVQYTFTVVDQANDCAPLADALVEIWHCDALGEYSGFVGGNGHEEEDNGTFLRGGQMTDANGECSITSIWPGHYVSRAVHVHMRVHTEVTLTDDSYTGGEVIHTGQLFFDADINEEIQATSPYSANTTKETALADDSIYDDGGSSSGLLTLTALGIGVSDGYKATLTVGVNST
- the arfA gene encoding arabinosylfuranosidase ArfA, with the translated sequence MRTARLTLDPAFTIGEVNPRLFGSFVEHLGRCVYTGIFEPDHPTADAEGLRTDVLDLVRELGVTAIRYPGGNFVSGYKWEDSVGPAEDRPRRLDLAWRSTETNRFGLSEYISFLRKIGPQAEPMMAVNLGTRGVAEALELQEYANHPAGTALSDLRVAHGDKAPFGIRLWCLGNEMDGPWQTGHKTAGEYGRLTAETARAMRQMDPSVELVACGSSSQSMPTFAEWEATVLAETYDLVDHISLHAYYQPQDGDVDSFLASAVDMESFIENVVATCDHVGAKLKSKKKINLSFDEWNVWYISQWHAIEDSAARDWAEAPRLLEDNYSVTDAVVFGSLLIALLRHADRVTVACLAQLVNVIAPILTEPGGPAWRQTTFFPFAQASKYGRGTVLDVRVDSPTYETLKYGEADLLHATAVRAEDGTVTVFAVNRSRTDALPLQVGLNGLDLTSVVEHSVLADADPDARNTLADPERVAPHAAEGTALTDGGTLTATLEPLSWNVIRLA
- a CDS encoding macro domain-containing protein, encoding MTVNCEQAPLKVVLTDINAAVVEAWRAAFADTPEIEIRKGSILDEDVDAWVSPTNSRGRMDGGVDAAVKRHLGAGIQLRVQRAIRDRFEGRLPVGSAVCVPSGAVSPRFLISTPTMETSSQNVSETLNVALACAAAFQAIHQQNRESAGSIGSVALVGMGAHTGRVPARVCANLMWTGYTLFNDHRFEDYDDLRATIVAQLDDIESAPAEKRVRIAPPKRPAARR
- a CDS encoding RrF2 family transcriptional regulator → MRISARADYAVRAVLELAVRSGGGDPVKAESIAAEQDIPHKFLEGILGDLRRGGIVDSRRGGGGGYRLARDPAAITVADVIRAVDGPIVSVRGERPTGLTYTGSAQPLLPLWIALRANVRRVLEGVTIADIAADALPAPVRELAAEPAAWENP